In the genome of Phoenix dactylifera cultivar Barhee BC4 unplaced genomic scaffold, palm_55x_up_171113_PBpolish2nd_filt_p 000130F, whole genome shotgun sequence, the window GCTTCGAGGTGTCTTGGAGAGCCTTTGTCCCAAGGCACAAAGCAAGGCAAGCCTCAGAAAAGCCTGTTTGGATGAACACAACTACGATCTGTGATTGTACACTTCCATTTCTAGGCAATCGATCTAACTTCCTACATTACCATTTCATTTAGTACTGTTATATGTTACTAAAAGTAATAGTTAAAGTTCATGCTGCAGCCTTTTTATGTTGCATTTTCAAAAACAAAGCCATCACCAATAAAGTTTACTGGAATTTTCCCTTTCTAGCCATCTAACATATGGGATGTGCTTGGCGAGGGAAACACATTCAGGGATGTCAGATGTAAAAAAGACAACTCTGGTTTCGATCCAGCTATGCATGTCACTATTTTTTGCTTTCAGTTTTTAGTTGTATTTTGTTATCTTCTTATCTGCATGTATTGGAAGATGAATGTAGAAGGTTCTTGTTAATTCTTAACTGTGTTGACTAAGGCTCCTTTTTTCACGCCATACTTGTTCTCATCTGACAGAGCAAGGAAGATATTTGGATTCTCTTTATCTCTTATTCTCATCAATTTGGCTTCTATAATGGAGCGTGCTGATGAGAATCTCCTTCCGGCTGTTTACAAAGAAGTCAGTGAAGCCTTCAATGCTGGACCTACCGATCTCGGATACCTTACATTCGCACGGAACTTTGTGCAGGCATTATCGTCTCCCATGGCAGGTGTACTAGCACTTCACTATGACCGTCCTGCAGTTCTCGCAATGGGCACTGCATGCTGGGCCCTATCAACAGCTGCAGTTGGTGCTAGTCAGCATTTTGGGCAGGTTGCTATATGGAGAGCAATCAATGGTTTTGGGCTGGCTATTGTGATCCCTGCACTCCAGTCTTTTATTGCTGATAGTTATATAGCTGGTCTGCGCGGTACTGGATTTGGACTGTTGAGCCTTGTTGGTTCTATAGGGGGCATAGGAGGCGGTGTCTTGGCAACAGTCATGGCTGGGCGAGAATTTTGGGGATTGCCAGGATGGCGTTGTGCCTTCATCATCATGGCATCACTGAGTTTGCTGATTGGTTGTCTTGTTTACATGCTTGTCATTGATCCTAGAAGAACCACTCTAATCACTCATGGTGCTGATGAGGACTCTGAAAGGTAGCTACATGGTTCTCTAGTTTCTTGAGGCTCATTTACTCTACCagagtgctttgaaattcttatacTTTTGGATTAAGCTGCTCACATAGACTATACTCTCTGCTTTTTGGAGACTATCTGCAATGCATCTGGGATGGTCACATTCAAAAGACAAAATGAATTCCTGATGCTAAATACTCTTTGAACTGATAAAAATGTAGACAGGCATGTAGTAGTTAAAGTCAGTAATTTGCTTAGGAACATGTAAAGTTAAACTATTGTGGGAGgacattaaaaaattatttgtgaCTGGATGGAGCTTTATAAAAGAATTAAGATTGGCCTTAGGAATGATCCTTTGTGTCAGCAGATTCTTCGACTAATAGGACCAATTGTTATGCATATAAATCATAGGATTCTTTCCTTAGAAAAGGTATTTCAGGAAGCTTGAACATCTTGGATAAGAACCACTCTAATCACTTATGGTGCTGATAAGGTAGCTACCTGGTTCTCTAGTTCCTTGAGGCTCATTTATTCTATTTAAGTGCATTGAAATTTTCATCCTTTTGGATTAGGCTGCTCACATAGACAACACTCTCTGCTTTTTGGAGACAATCTGTAATGCATCTTGGGTGGTTAAATTCAATTAACAAAATAAATTCCTATTGCTAAAAATTCCTTGAACTACTAATAGAAATATAGATAGACATGTAGTAGTTAAAGTCAGTTCTTTACTTGGGAAGATGTAGTTAAATAATTATGGAAAGCCATTAACAAATTTTTTATGATTGGATGGAACTCTATAAAAGAATTAAGATTGGTCTTAGGAATGATCCTCTATGTCAGTAGATTCTTTAACCAATAGGACTGATGGTCATGCCTGTAAATCATGAGATTCTTTCCTGAATAATGGTAATTCTGGTTTGAATATCTTGGATCAGTTTTTCTTAGACGGTGTTGGACACAATTTAAATGGGCAGCTTAAGAAACAAAGTATTTACTATGATCGTCATTAAAGCTTAATGTcgcatttaattttctttttttgagaagTTTGGCACAAGGTTTAATGTGTTTTCATTTAGGCAATGAAATATAAAGAACAAGATCCACCCAGAGGCTAGGAAAAGCAAACAGAAAGACCAAAGTTGTGCAGACAGCTGCAATATTTTACGACTTCCTATGCTTCCCCTCCCTGATGGGGCTTAAAACTTTCGAGGTTCAAAATAATACGTTATTATTACGGTGGCACTAaaaatcacatcaaaatacCAGTTCTAGGCAAGGTTTTAATCAAATGTAGTCAGTGTTCTGTTCTACTTTTCCTGATATCAGGTCACTTCAACAAtttaattgaccaatcaaataTCCATAAAAAAATCTCAAATTTTGCAGGTTTATTGGTCCATGAGTTAGCAACATCCAGTTAAAATGTCAGATTAAAATGCTTTCCTAAGTTCAAGTTATAATTTTTGCACTGAAATAGGACAGAACCAGTGCGCCCTAAGCTCACCATCAAATAAACTCAAAACTCCTAAACCCCCCAACCATTGCTGCCCAATATCtcaaaaatttgagaaattAAATCGTACCCTGAACCCTAGAAAGCTTAGTCCTATAGCGCCAACGGTGTAACTTAGACTAGGGATTGGGGTCTTTACCTTGATGATGGTTTCAATTGCTTGgtctttccctcttcttcttctcaaaaACACCAGTCTTCGATCACCTCTGGGAGACACAACAAGATTGTAAGGGAAAGAGAgacttagagagagagagagagagagagagagagagagagagagtgctgGAGGGTAGAAGGGTTGCTGTGGACGTGGCAGCCCTCAGGAGTTTATGGTGAGAAGATTTGAGAAAAAGACACGTTGGGGGTGGGTTTAGGTGTGCACAAGGAAGGGCTGAAGTGGTCTAGGTTGGGTTGGGTCTAGGGCACTACATCCTAGAACTTTGTGATCAACCAAACCAATCTCGATTGCTTGACTCTCAGTTCCACTAAGATCAAGGACTTCCCCTTAGTAATGTTGCCTCCTCCTTGCATCAAGTGACAATACCTCCTACTGCTTCTCTAGCATTCATTGCACACCAGCCAATGATGCATTGAATTTTCATATTTGCATTGTGATATCTGAACCTTTTCTTGATAAACGTTATACTGATAACTCACTATTGGACAAAATGGTTGATTTCAGAATTCTTTATCTATATCTATTCTTTAAATTAAACTTAGACTCTCAGGCACCATCGATCTTTGAGGCTTTGGACATCTGGTTGTCCGACTATCTATCTCTGCTTGCTTTAACTAATCCAAGTTGAAATAAGTATACCTCATGTTGTTCAATTGCGAGGGAGCAAAATAAGAGAAGCGGATTCACAAAGTGTGGAGTGTATTTATCAAATTAAATGATAAACAAGATTTGTTTTATTTACATTGTGGATCACAGCCATCCATACTATATATAGTATCATAAATGCTTATTCCACATGCTAGAATCTAGTCACTGCTCAACTCAAATTCCTATATGGCCCAAAATTCTAAGTCTGCATTTGGAAGGAGAATAAGAGGGAGTAAGAGTCATTTAACCCAGCTATTCCACCCTTTTGCCACCGGACGCATCGGATCGCGTAGGTTAAACgacttttctagaagaataaaATAGGTATTTTTGAAAAGTTGGCAGACAACTTTTCGCCTTCTAAACCCCTTTACCCTACTTGACCCAGGAATACACTACTCTACTATGCAGGATAGAGTAAAACTTATTTCAGAGTAAAGAGTTGTACGAGTAAGTTAACCCAGTTACGAGTGAGTTAAGACTGTTGGTAGACTGTATCTTTCTTCATCCTTTTCCAAAAGTGCCTCTCAAACCTTCCCATCTCTTATTAGGGGTtcataaaatgctctcttaCATCATTTTGTGCATCATGTTTTGAAGTACTGATATtcatatcaatataatatatcTTGGTATAGTATGGTACCATACTATTCACCTTCGTGCACTGGCACAACCAAAGTGAGGGTACTAGACATGCATGAATAGAGTATCATTATGAGGGGCATACTAATACTAGTACCTTAGTGGTACAATCTAGTTTGGCAAGTATAAATCGGCAcacacttaatttttttttctttaaacaaaaaaaggagCATGCATTATGGAATGGAGCACATCAAAATCAAAGCATCAGAGTTATTTTCATGTGCCCAATGATAATATGAGCACATATTTTGTATGGTTTGGTGTTTTAGAGTTCGTTGTGCAATAATTTCCTAAGAAAACATTCCCAACTTCTTTTATTACAATTGTAATTGCAACCGTATCTTGTTATTTACCAATATCACTGGCTGTTTGTCAGCTCAGACAATCTAACATTGGACTTCCTTTTTGATGGATGACCCAACTGGCTGTAAAATTAATTATGCTCATTCACTACGTTTAGCTTCTTTTTACTGTTTAGATGGTTGGAACTCTTTAGTTGCTGTTTTCCTCAGTTTGATTGATCGATACAAGGGACTGCCAAATTGATGGTACTAAGCAATAGGACATATCCACATTTACCAGCATACACATGAATATATAGTTTTACTTGAGTAGAAATTATGTTTACTAGACAGAAGCTTAAAAGCATAAAGCAGATGGATGTTGAATGGGGGCGAAGGTGGGGGGGTTGGTGGGTAGCTCATTAGAATTCTTTTGAAGTGTGGTTGCCCATCTAGAATGGTATGCATTCTCTTTCTAGTGATTGCTTTTCAGAAACTAATGGCATTGTTAATCTAATTAATAGAAGTATAAATAtcctaaataaaaatatttaatgctCGTCTTTTGTATAATCTTCCTCCTATTGTCCTTCTAGGACTAGAGGTATTGTGGCAGAATTGAGGTGAAGGAGGGGCTCGAACCCAGGTCCTTGAAACCAACTGCAAAGAGTTTACGAACAGCATTATCTGGCACCCTCTCTTTGTGCATAATCTTCATATATTGTTTCTTGTTCTTCCATTTCTTATCTGTGACTTTGTCTGATGTGCACCAGTATATGCCTAGCATCTCCAAAACAATTGCTTCTCAAGTTATCTTCATATCAAAGGAATAGAACCCTGAGCATGTTGCATTGAGAGCTTTGAGAATGTTGGCATCTGGCACAATATTTTGACAACATAGCTTTTAGATTGAAAGGTCATGTAGTTAGAAACTAACATCTTGAACAAATGCTTGGTGATGGAATTTCTCctgatttaaatttttatagggCCTTTGACGTTAGAAGTGATTCAATCTGTTATTTTAGGGGAAATGACTAGGGAGATTACCTCCTTTGGTATATAGTCCCAATGCATCCCCCCACCCcacaaaaaaacagaaaaagccACTTATCTCTCATCTGATCACCTTTCAGGCTTGAAGCTGTTCTGTTTATTTTCCATCCTTTGCCTTTGTCATCAAGTTTTTCCACCTCCTTATGGCATATCTTGCTTTTTCTTGGATAAATGTGCAGCCCTCGGCTTTGTATTATCATGAACCCGACTAGCTGATTAGGACCATGTTGGCTTGTTCTGGATTTATGTGGGCCTTTTCCCAGTTAAGCCTCACTTTTCCTGTTATTGTCTCAATTCaatcacctttttttttctgggaGGGGGAAGGGATTAAATTACTTTGATCTTTTCTCTATCTAGTTGTGACTATTCTCTTGGCTGTGACAAGCCAGGTTTCTTGCCGGATCTGTTCCCATATTGAGTGAAAAAATGTTGATGTTTCAGGTAATCCTATATCTATATGTTTTGAACATCCAATTCTCAGATGAACATGGCTGGTGAAGATATTTCTCGTACCTTGTAAATTGATATTGGCATTGTGAACAATCTAGTTTCTACAGTCCCAGTTATGATGATAAATGATGTGCTTGCTATGGTCAGGAAAATAGGACTGCATTAGGGGATTGCATGTTTGATATAATCCAGAAAACTATGATATCTGGTCTATCTTAAGCTATTAACACTGGCTTTCTGCTGCTCTTGTGTGTGcatgagagagagggagagagatgggGGAACCCGTATATTCATTTCATAGATATGCATGTCTTAAATATGTGTGACATGTCTCAGTAACTTCAAGATATCAAATTCAAGTTTTAAATGATTGAATTGA includes:
- the LOC103722946 gene encoding uncharacterized protein LOC103722946 isoform X2, giving the protein MRNRARSSGAWILPSHRKMKARKIFGFSLSLILINLASIMERADENLLPAVYKEVSEAFNAGPTDLGYLTFARNFVQALSSPMAGVLALHYDRPAVLAMGTACWALSTAAVGASQHFGQVAIWRAINGFGLAIVIPALQSFIADSYIAGLRGTGFGLLSLVGSIGGIGGGVLATVMAGREFWGLPGWRCAFIIMASLSLLIGCLVYMLVIDPRRTTLITHGADEDSERTSLVSKGRVPPPSVWSGSWVAMRSVMKVQTFQIIVLQGIVGSLPWTSMVFFTMWFQLIGFDHNSSAALNSLFAIGCATGSLMGGLIADKLSKFYPDTGRIMCAQFSAFMGIPFSWILLAVIPQSVNSWNAFAVTLFLMGLTISWCATCANNPMFAEHLQLDILPRRSMVMIRSL